In one Candidatus Nomurabacteria bacterium genomic region, the following are encoded:
- a CDS encoding CCA tRNA nucleotidyltransferase — MEQSFETVNPFSASERLPEKQDLPQDMEDLTDPAVHRERLFSQDKRILDAVSALATKVKSCPPDPKYPDNDPALLIVGGFARDSLIGKHPKDADVEVYGVPAARLEEFLDQLYGNKVNKVGRAFGIFKVALGDGLDLDISIPRRESKVGAGHKGFEIHGDPAMSIKEAARRRDFTFNALAVDPLTGKYEDYFGGIEDLISKTLRVTDEERFQDDPLRVYRAIQFAARMDLRAEEKSFALMQEMVDRGDLDELSNERITEEWRKLLLKSERPSIGLRLSKELGIIERYYPELNLTDSWDSLAQRVDHVAETIHNDEHVFTENEQLQAMLGAICSMIDRKENEAVQNFLKKTSFSKKDVVNPINALLSERSEPLRIWKALEANELSEKQLANEVRKVIKRIYPASLETLLALSGSGDDRPALLLREQLSQNPGWLDPKKNQLINGADLKSLGIPPGPEMGKTLALVEEARDRGEISTHEEAITWLSVRNG, encoded by the coding sequence ATGGAACAATCTTTTGAAACGGTTAACCCTTTTAGCGCCTCCGAACGCTTGCCCGAAAAACAGGATCTTCCTCAAGATATGGAGGACCTGACAGATCCGGCTGTTCATCGCGAAAGGTTGTTTTCTCAAGACAAACGTATTTTAGACGCTGTCAGCGCGCTTGCAACCAAGGTCAAATCTTGCCCGCCTGATCCGAAATATCCTGACAATGATCCGGCATTACTCATCGTCGGAGGATTCGCCAGAGATTCATTAATTGGAAAGCACCCTAAGGATGCAGACGTCGAAGTTTATGGTGTCCCGGCAGCACGTCTTGAAGAATTTTTAGATCAACTCTATGGCAATAAAGTAAATAAGGTTGGACGAGCATTTGGTATTTTTAAAGTAGCCCTCGGGGATGGCCTGGATCTCGACATATCAATCCCACGTCGTGAATCTAAGGTGGGTGCCGGTCATAAGGGTTTTGAGATCCATGGAGACCCAGCCATGAGCATCAAAGAGGCGGCTCGACGACGTGATTTTACGTTTAATGCGTTAGCTGTTGACCCACTTACCGGAAAATATGAAGATTATTTTGGAGGGATAGAGGACTTAATATCCAAAACATTACGCGTCACTGACGAAGAACGTTTTCAAGATGATCCACTTCGTGTCTATCGAGCGATACAATTTGCTGCACGTATGGATCTACGAGCAGAAGAGAAGTCATTTGCTCTCATGCAAGAAATGGTAGACAGGGGTGATTTAGATGAGTTATCCAATGAACGAATTACGGAGGAGTGGAGAAAGCTTCTTTTAAAATCAGAGCGCCCTTCAATAGGGCTTCGCTTGAGTAAAGAGCTTGGTATTATTGAGCGTTATTACCCTGAACTTAATCTTACGGATTCTTGGGACTCGCTAGCGCAACGTGTAGATCATGTCGCTGAAACGATACATAATGATGAACATGTCTTTACAGAAAATGAGCAGCTGCAGGCAATGTTAGGGGCTATCTGTTCGATGATAGATAGAAAAGAAAATGAAGCAGTACAGAATTTTTTAAAGAAAACAAGTTTTTCTAAAAAAGATGTCGTGAATCCAATTAATGCTCTTTTGAGCGAGCGGTCTGAACCGCTAAGAATTTGGAAGGCGCTTGAAGCAAATGAGCTATCAGAGAAGCAGTTAGCAAATGAAGTTCGTAAAGTTATTAAGCGAATCTACCCAGCCTCTCTAGAAACGCTACTTGCGCTATCTGGGTCTGGAGATGATCGTCCAGCGCTCTTATTGCGAGAGCAGCTTTCACAAAATCCTGGTTGGCTTGACCCTAAAAAGAACCAGTTAATCAATGGAGCAGATCTGAAGTCGCTCGGCATACCTCCAGGGCCAGAAATGGGAAAGACATTGGCTCTTGTTGAAGAGGCACGCGATCGTGGGGAGATCTCAACACATGAAGAAGCAATAACTTGGCTTTCTGTAAGAAATGGATGA
- a CDS encoding glycosyltransferase family 2 protein has translation MSPKVSIVIPVLEHREELRACLASLDQQTEKAIEVIVIDDGSIDRIQQEDLDGFAFAAKLIRFEENRGAPFARNTGLDSANGEYIVFLDADAHLPTDALEVLIKALVDHPEASFAYPNFRFGKKAFRGRPFDADALREKNYIHTSVLLRKNEAIRFDESLKKFQDWDYFLQLAQQGKKGIWVDRELMVFEERKAAGMSRWLPSFSYDIPWQAIGWTPTFIAWYLKADDIIRTKHDLAPRKKSWLGEGLFFGAWLGLLFLATIIARIVPQANTVLAILVTLIFSRVTYKSPAHGFALMASEYVIGSKGGMLKIGADIVNDGGLGIRQLFFFAFLGLWFFGERWSVYWKYHTDWIKERTIYLLLILTIAYGVLRGFALDQPFVLADANNWGVLLLAFPLYQLIRQNTADIVRPMVAALTVGLVVNAGLSFLLFYIYSHDTGAIQVPVYLFIRRSGIGEITRIFADGSLYRVFIQSQIYWVFAFVIALFAHKTLSKKLRLGLLSIGTAIIVISLSRSFFLGVGAAVGVWVLSMAVDAFRLKNMKESFANVGWTTIAGIAGVILIAILAFFPIPPSKNGALDDALLNRFDTGEAAAQSRWILLPALTKEIAKNPILGSGFGKTVTYKSADPRVAATGKEYTTYAFEWGWHDLWLKLGAGVLVVLSWLLFVANEIRKSTIESDLKRGLIAAILALVVIHAFTPYVNHPLGILAVIMMEVYVSARALTKVVI, from the coding sequence ATGTCGCCAAAAGTTTCTATTGTTATTCCTGTTCTCGAACACCGCGAAGAGTTGCGGGCGTGTTTAGCGTCACTTGATCAACAAACTGAAAAAGCGATCGAAGTCATCGTTATTGATGACGGATCCATCGATCGAATCCAACAAGAAGATCTGGATGGATTTGCTTTTGCCGCCAAGCTTATTCGCTTTGAAGAAAACCGTGGTGCACCTTTTGCACGTAATACAGGTTTGGATTCAGCAAATGGCGAATACATTGTCTTTTTGGATGCCGATGCTCATTTGCCTACGGATGCATTAGAGGTGTTAATCAAAGCGCTCGTAGATCATCCAGAGGCAAGTTTTGCGTATCCAAATTTTCGGTTTGGGAAGAAAGCGTTCAGAGGTCGTCCATTTGATGCAGATGCTTTACGTGAGAAAAACTATATTCATACAAGTGTTCTTTTACGAAAAAATGAAGCGATACGTTTTGACGAATCACTCAAAAAATTTCAGGATTGGGATTATTTTCTACAGCTAGCACAGCAAGGAAAAAAAGGTATTTGGGTAGATCGTGAGCTCATGGTTTTTGAAGAGCGAAAAGCTGCTGGTATGAGTCGTTGGCTCCCATCATTCTCCTACGACATTCCTTGGCAAGCTATTGGTTGGACGCCAACATTTATTGCTTGGTATCTCAAGGCTGATGATATTATTCGCACAAAACACGATCTCGCACCACGTAAAAAATCTTGGTTGGGCGAAGGGTTGTTTTTTGGTGCGTGGCTAGGACTGCTTTTTCTTGCCACGATCATCGCAAGAATCGTTCCTCAAGCGAATACCGTGTTAGCTATTCTAGTGACTCTTATCTTTAGCAGGGTTACTTATAAATCACCAGCCCATGGTTTTGCATTGATGGCTTCTGAATACGTTATTGGTTCAAAAGGCGGTATGCTCAAAATTGGAGCAGACATCGTAAATGATGGTGGTCTCGGCATTCGTCAGCTCTTCTTTTTTGCCTTCTTGGGTCTTTGGTTTTTTGGAGAAAGATGGTCAGTCTATTGGAAGTATCATACGGATTGGATCAAGGAGCGTACAATTTATCTTTTATTAATACTCACTATTGCTTACGGCGTGCTACGTGGTTTTGCATTAGATCAGCCATTCGTATTAGCAGATGCGAATAACTGGGGAGTTCTATTGCTAGCATTTCCGCTCTATCAGCTTATTCGTCAAAATACGGCGGATATCGTGCGACCTATGGTGGCGGCGCTCACGGTCGGTCTAGTGGTAAACGCGGGTCTGAGCTTCTTGCTTTTCTATATCTACTCTCATGATACAGGCGCTATCCAAGTCCCGGTCTATCTCTTTATCCGCCGCTCAGGGATAGGGGAGATTACGCGTATTTTTGCGGATGGCTCGCTTTATCGCGTCTTTATCCAATCGCAGATTTACTGGGTATTCGCTTTTGTTATCGCTTTGTTTGCGCACAAGACTCTGTCCAAAAAGCTTCGTCTTGGGCTTTTGTCTATTGGTACCGCGATTATTGTTATTTCATTGAGCCGTAGCTTCTTTTTAGGCGTAGGCGCTGCTGTTGGCGTCTGGGTCTTAAGTATGGCAGTCGATGCTTTCCGTTTAAAGAATATGAAAGAGTCTTTCGCGAATGTGGGCTGGACGACTATTGCTGGCATCGCTGGGGTAATATTGATAGCCATCCTCGCATTTTTCCCAATTCCACCAAGCAAGAACGGTGCCCTCGATGATGCGCTCTTGAACCGCTTCGACACCGGCGAAGCTGCCGCTCAAAGTCGCTGGATTCTTTTGCCCGCTCTCACGAAGGAAATTGCGAAAAACCCGATCTTAGGCTCAGGTTTTGGTAAAACTGTGACCTATAAAAGCGCTGACCCACGAGTAGCAGCAACAGGCAAAGAATATACGACGTATGCCTTTGAGTGGGGTTGGCATGATCTTTGGTTAAAGTTAGGGGCTGGAGTTTTGGTTGTTTTGTCCTGGTTATTATTTGTCGCAAATGAGATTCGTAAGTCTACTATTGAGTCAGATCTAAAACGAGGGCTTATTGCCGCCATCTTGGCATTAGTCGTTATCCATGCCTTTACCCCCTATGTGAACCATCCATTAGGGATTTTGGCGGTGATTATGATGGAGGTCTACGTATCTGCCCGAGCGTTGACAAAAGTAGTAATATAG
- a CDS encoding glycosyltransferase: MVCGGRSFALPVREEEDDIEGFGIVFLEAALFGLVAIAGNSGGVPEAVLDGVTGLLVDPHHPRRIADAIEALRKDSQLKKRLGEAARNRAIKDFRWEDRARVLRTWMSQL; encoded by the coding sequence ATGGTATGCGGCGGCAGATCTTTTGCGCTACCAGTACGCGAAGAAGAAGATGATATTGAAGGGTTCGGCATCGTCTTTTTAGAGGCGGCGCTTTTTGGTCTCGTTGCAATCGCGGGCAATAGCGGTGGTGTACCAGAGGCTGTATTGGACGGAGTAACGGGTTTGCTAGTAGACCCGCATCACCCGCGTCGTATCGCTGATGCGATTGAAGCATTACGAAAAGATTCGCAATTAAAAAAACGTTTAGGAGAAGCAGCGCGCAATCGTGCTATCAAAGATTTTCGTTGGGAGGATCGTGCTCGTGTTTTGCGTACGTGGATGTCGCAACTATAA
- a CDS encoding glycosyltransferase family 4 protein: MKKIALITIDYPPQQGGVARYLWNLAKALGSSTVTVFVDRTHPDSIDAPAEKIRLFAPGPFGWWISIFQMWAMRGRGYDGIMVSHVLPLGTAAMIARYFGGVPYIVLLHGLDIRLAKKSRIKQWLFRKIIKKAKLVLVNSQRAGEELHSIIKGQSFRVLLPAVEQDQKLPDKASSRAKFGIGAGDTLVLSVARLVPRKGIDRLIESMSFVDASVKLVVLGDGSDRERLDRHAQHFGERVQFVSNVSDQIKQEWYAAADLLRYQYAKKKMILKGSASSF; the protein is encoded by the coding sequence ATGAAAAAAATTGCCCTTATTACTATCGATTATCCACCTCAGCAAGGTGGCGTTGCTCGATATCTTTGGAATCTTGCCAAGGCATTAGGTAGTTCTACGGTTACGGTTTTTGTAGATCGTACGCATCCAGATTCTATTGATGCGCCTGCAGAAAAAATCCGTTTATTTGCTCCTGGTCCTTTTGGATGGTGGATCTCTATTTTTCAGATGTGGGCCATGCGCGGACGAGGGTATGACGGTATCATGGTGAGTCACGTCTTGCCGTTAGGTACAGCTGCGATGATCGCACGCTATTTTGGCGGTGTTCCATATATTGTATTACTACATGGTCTTGATATTCGTTTGGCAAAAAAGTCTCGTATTAAGCAATGGCTTTTTCGAAAGATCATCAAAAAGGCAAAGCTTGTTCTCGTAAACTCACAACGTGCAGGTGAAGAATTGCATTCAATTATAAAAGGACAGTCGTTCAGAGTATTACTGCCTGCTGTGGAGCAAGATCAAAAGCTACCGGACAAAGCCTCTTCGAGAGCGAAGTTTGGCATTGGAGCAGGGGACACCTTGGTTCTTTCGGTGGCTCGGTTGGTGCCACGAAAAGGAATCGACCGCCTCATTGAGTCTATGAGCTTTGTAGATGCATCCGTTAAGTTAGTTGTCTTAGGTGATGGTTCTGATCGCGAACGCCTCGATCGTCATGCACAGCATTTTGGTGAACGAGTACAATTTGTATCCAACGTATCTGATCAAATAAAACAAGAATGGTATGCGGCGGCAGATCTTTTGCGCTACCAGTACGCGAAGAAGAAGATGATATTGAAGGGTTCGGCATCGTCTTTTTAG
- a CDS encoding flippase, giving the protein MSQAASVARNAALLMVGNAAQKVLSFLAFTWIARLVGKEVTGSYFHIVSITSIFVTFTDLGLTSVIIRESARDALLGRRFFRFALQLKAFLIPIACLAALSYGWTIGLRDMEIWALVISALVMSADSLSTLFYGVIRGYRDLRFEAIGMLVGQTVAAISGVTAAYFGYGVFGLIVALLLASSWNVFWSSKTLYRLHLTPQVGTGASMRDMLLMAVPFGLSGIFVKVYSYIDSQIIFHFHGDAALGEYAVAYKLTYALQFLPMAFVAALYPSMSHAARHEKESLPVLLMGSLRLMVLFGVSMAALLAALAPVLVPFLYGETYAVSAHILQVLAWVLIPIFLDFPIGSLLNATHRAHQKTAAMGIAMVINASVNWILIPTMGAVGAAWSAIASFVTLYLIGMWYVRHEVIWTSWIRLHLQGAIVAAGIWLFVDWASYFAHPLIVTACAGFVALVLNFAVRLVTISDVQRVAGWLFKRYAGSKPIETI; this is encoded by the coding sequence ATGTCTCAAGCGGCTTCCGTGGCAAGAAATGCCGCCTTATTGATGGTGGGGAATGCGGCGCAAAAAGTGCTGTCATTTTTGGCTTTTACTTGGATTGCGCGTTTAGTAGGTAAAGAGGTAACGGGTTCGTATTTTCATATCGTTTCTATCACGTCGATCTTCGTCACATTTACGGATCTTGGGCTTACTTCAGTTATTATCCGCGAGAGCGCACGTGATGCATTGCTTGGGCGCCGATTTTTTCGTTTTGCATTGCAGTTAAAGGCATTTTTGATCCCAATCGCTTGTTTGGCGGCTCTTAGTTATGGCTGGACGATTGGGTTACGTGATATGGAGATTTGGGCATTGGTGATATCAGCGCTCGTCATGTCGGCTGACTCGCTCTCAACGTTGTTCTATGGTGTTATACGTGGCTATCGTGACCTGCGCTTTGAAGCGATCGGAATGCTCGTTGGTCAGACAGTGGCAGCGATTAGTGGAGTAACGGCAGCGTATTTTGGTTATGGGGTATTTGGTTTGATTGTAGCGCTGTTGCTCGCAAGTAGCTGGAATGTCTTTTGGAGCTCAAAGACGCTCTACAGGCTACATCTAACGCCGCAGGTGGGTACTGGGGCAAGTATGCGCGATATGTTGCTTATGGCAGTTCCATTTGGCTTGTCGGGCATCTTCGTTAAAGTCTACTCCTATATCGATTCTCAGATCATCTTTCACTTTCATGGGGATGCAGCACTTGGTGAATATGCAGTTGCCTATAAGTTAACCTATGCACTGCAGTTTTTGCCGATGGCCTTTGTTGCGGCGCTTTACCCAAGCATGAGTCATGCCGCGCGACATGAAAAAGAATCCTTGCCAGTATTATTAATGGGTTCATTGCGTCTTATGGTGCTGTTTGGCGTATCGATGGCGGCATTGCTCGCAGCGCTTGCACCTGTGCTTGTGCCGTTTTTATACGGCGAGACCTATGCTGTGTCAGCACATATTTTGCAGGTATTAGCTTGGGTATTAATTCCGATTTTCTTAGATTTTCCGATCGGCTCCTTACTTAATGCGACGCATAGAGCCCATCAAAAGACGGCTGCCATGGGTATTGCGATGGTGATTAATGCGTCGGTAAACTGGATACTTATCCCGACCATGGGTGCCGTAGGTGCGGCATGGTCGGCGATAGCAAGTTTTGTGACCCTTTATTTGATTGGTATGTGGTATGTCCGCCATGAAGTCATCTGGACCTCATGGATTCGTCTTCATCTACAAGGTGCAATTGTGGCGGCTGGTATTTGGCTTTTTGTAGATTGGGCAAGCTATTTTGCACATCCGCTTATTGTGACGGCCTGCGCTGGATTTGTAGCTTTAGTTCTTAATTTTGCTGTACGCTTAGTGACGATTTCTGACGTTCAACGTGTGGCTGGCTGGCTGTTTAAGCGATACGCTGGATCAAAGCCTATCGAAACGATTTAA
- a CDS encoding methyltransferase: MNKENPFVPKATTPSDIKEVVGEQLDAFAEKYGIKSLQDRLRIGLNEVGILAYNETNSLVKDVVKKLGATPEESKRIYNELVALCVGIQQTGPWGYAAELAKPESPEMKAWFMLVGAETIGYERERDLNDAEFSKDIERIKSQLTQAKNDPEEYFAHAQNQLLEQAAKNIRFEKDDTEKSVPIGEGFASFLPMAISGYEAGIVQDAEGWVYVGARQEIDDTRIESVGLEKLVAPDERDPERMVTYFVNSEGQKVIKKVHPGLLVILTRSFDLASSIVRATNEKREAIEIAEDALGHTRIMQTTEAAREELGMREDRLPEGFLRRSKDPVKKELSSSLALSRPRDEFYNQLHFIRANYVFMDAQRQLEKKRQTQGKKVSEQDRELLRKKISEKMAQKVDELKHVSELMAANFDVLPDNIHSVVDMAGGAGDLGLAVTTELLSRGKDITHTEIVDPQEGVSEFMNTIIDYLPFREDLEKIVVHNTGYLQDAHITPDAMVVAKHACGTLTDDIISQWRESESGMLVAMTCCQGKAASEPARYGFSQNEWEDLCHSSDLTNTEIPEQPGKARERALRRLEEGNRAMKKIDMARVEYLRRHGFAAELSTTDKFPKGDVIMARRLPKNFMKRLQSLQELEEKEPLVFDAMMLKIDMMSIGREVKGLDKANFGDDWTEKDFQEISRRFIAPAFEEFSPVEASDEKSIRTKRWSRKLRGKRTAKEAFKRGFYDTSGRIDLYINKRVSESGKSFEASSTGKLVKMIKNIAFRDLDQPSPDARKAIDAIMTEMGY; encoded by the coding sequence ATGAATAAAGAAAATCCATTTGTACCAAAAGCAACGACTCCTTCTGATATAAAGGAGGTTGTTGGTGAACAGCTTGATGCTTTTGCAGAGAAGTACGGCATAAAGTCCCTCCAGGATCGTTTACGTATAGGGTTAAATGAAGTTGGTATATTAGCTTATAATGAAACAAATTCGCTCGTAAAAGATGTCGTAAAAAAGCTCGGAGCTACGCCAGAAGAATCTAAGCGTATTTACAATGAGTTAGTAGCGCTTTGTGTTGGTATCCAGCAAACAGGGCCATGGGGATATGCAGCGGAGCTGGCAAAGCCAGAATCACCAGAGATGAAGGCGTGGTTTATGTTGGTTGGAGCTGAAACGATAGGATATGAACGAGAGCGGGACTTAAACGACGCAGAATTTAGCAAGGATATCGAAAGAATAAAATCACAGCTTACTCAGGCAAAAAATGATCCCGAGGAATATTTTGCGCATGCCCAAAATCAACTTTTAGAACAAGCAGCGAAAAATATTCGTTTTGAAAAAGACGATACAGAAAAAAGTGTACCTATTGGTGAGGGTTTTGCTTCTTTCTTGCCTATGGCGATTAGTGGATACGAAGCGGGTATTGTTCAAGACGCAGAAGGTTGGGTCTATGTTGGAGCGCGTCAAGAAATAGATGATACTCGTATTGAATCAGTTGGTTTAGAAAAACTCGTAGCACCGGATGAACGTGATCCAGAGAGAATGGTAACGTATTTTGTTAATAGTGAAGGTCAAAAAGTCATTAAAAAGGTGCATCCTGGTCTTTTAGTTATTCTCACAAGAAGCTTTGATCTTGCTTCTTCGATAGTAAGAGCTACGAATGAAAAAAGAGAAGCGATCGAAATTGCAGAAGATGCGCTTGGCCACACGCGCATAATGCAAACAACCGAAGCCGCACGTGAAGAGCTTGGGATGCGAGAAGATCGTTTACCGGAAGGTTTTCTACGTCGTTCAAAAGACCCTGTTAAAAAAGAACTCTCTTCATCATTGGCTTTATCTCGTCCAAGAGACGAATTTTACAATCAGCTACATTTTATCCGCGCGAATTATGTCTTTATGGATGCGCAAAGGCAATTAGAGAAAAAGCGTCAAACTCAAGGCAAAAAAGTCTCGGAGCAGGACCGAGAATTATTACGAAAAAAGATATCAGAAAAAATGGCGCAAAAAGTCGATGAGTTAAAGCATGTGAGTGAGCTCATGGCTGCAAACTTTGATGTATTGCCAGATAATATTCATTCTGTTGTAGACATGGCTGGTGGAGCGGGAGATTTAGGGCTGGCAGTGACAACGGAGCTGCTTTCTCGTGGCAAAGATATTACTCATACAGAAATCGTAGATCCGCAAGAGGGCGTATCAGAATTTATGAATACAATTATCGACTATCTTCCTTTTCGCGAGGATTTAGAAAAGATCGTTGTTCATAATACCGGCTATTTACAGGATGCGCATATAACGCCAGACGCGATGGTTGTGGCAAAGCATGCTTGTGGGACGCTTACGGATGATATTATCTCTCAGTGGAGAGAATCAGAAAGCGGTATGTTAGTAGCGATGACTTGTTGTCAGGGTAAAGCGGCGAGTGAGCCTGCGCGCTATGGATTTAGTCAAAATGAATGGGAAGACCTATGTCATAGCTCTGACCTTACAAATACCGAGATACCTGAGCAACCAGGAAAGGCAAGAGAACGGGCGCTAAGACGTCTCGAAGAGGGCAATCGTGCGATGAAGAAGATTGATATGGCTCGTGTTGAGTATCTGCGTAGACATGGATTTGCCGCTGAGTTATCAACGACGGATAAGTTTCCAAAAGGAGACGTTATCATGGCACGGAGACTGCCAAAAAACTTTATGAAAAGACTGCAATCATTGCAGGAGCTTGAAGAAAAGGAGCCTCTTGTGTTTGACGCAATGATGCTCAAAATAGACATGATGTCTATAGGGAGAGAAGTAAAAGGCTTAGACAAAGCTAACTTTGGTGATGACTGGACAGAAAAAGATTTTCAAGAAATTTCTAGAAGGTTTATTGCACCTGCATTTGAAGAATTTTCGCCGGTCGAGGCGAGTGACGAAAAAAGCATCCGCACCAAACGCTGGTCAAGAAAACTCAGAGGCAAAAGAACAGCAAAAGAAGCGTTTAAAAGAGGTTTTTATGATACGAGCGGTCGCATTGATCTCTATATTAATAAACGCGTTTCGGAATCGGGCAAGTCATTTGAAGCGAGCTCAACAGGTAAGTTAGTTAAAATGATTAAAAATATCGCATTTCGTGACCTTGATCAGCCGTCTCCTGATGCACGCAAGGCTATTGATGCTATAATGACAGAAATGGGTTATTAA
- a CDS encoding prohibitin family protein: protein MLAYMSTPKIIAWVVGGLLAVILFFSLIPFGMIPAGSRGVMLRFGAVTGRVVSEGLYFRMPIVESVAVMDVRLQKEQVEATAASKDLQSVQSTVAANFHIKPEMVVAMYRDVGPEYKVRIIDPALQETVKATTAKFTAEELVTRREEVREEMKSLLQTKLTPRGIEIDDFNIVNFDFSESFNAAIEAKVTAEQAALTARNRLEQVKFEAEQRIAEARGKAEALRVESEAIKSSPAVLELRAIEKWDGKLPSVMGSGATPFVNIGSISR, encoded by the coding sequence ATGTTAGCGTATATGAGTACTCCTAAAATTATTGCGTGGGTTGTTGGTGGCCTTTTGGCTGTTATCTTGTTTTTCTCTCTTATTCCGTTTGGCATGATCCCTGCGGGTAGCCGTGGTGTGATGTTGCGTTTTGGCGCTGTTACAGGCCGCGTAGTGTCTGAAGGTCTTTATTTCAGAATGCCTATTGTTGAGAGCGTTGCCGTAATGGACGTTCGTCTTCAAAAAGAGCAGGTTGAGGCGACAGCAGCTTCAAAAGACTTGCAGAGCGTACAAAGCACCGTAGCTGCCAACTTTCATATTAAGCCAGAGATGGTTGTAGCGATGTATCGTGATGTCGGACCTGAATACAAAGTAAGAATCATCGACCCTGCTCTTCAAGAGACGGTTAAAGCAACAACAGCCAAGTTTACAGCAGAAGAGCTCGTGACTCGTCGCGAAGAGGTACGTGAAGAGATGAAATCACTCCTTCAAACAAAACTCACGCCTCGTGGTATCGAAATCGATGACTTTAATATTGTAAACTTTGATTTCTCTGAGTCATTCAATGCAGCTATTGAAGCCAAGGTTACGGCTGAGCAAGCTGCGCTTACAGCGCGTAATCGTCTTGAGCAGGTAAAGTTTGAGGCAGAGCAACGTATCGCAGAAGCTCGTGGTAAGGCAGAAGCGTTGCGCGTTGAGTCAGAGGCAATTAAATCCAGTCCAGCGGTACTAGAATTACGCGCCATTGAAAAATGGGATGGTAAACTCCCATCAGTTATGGGTAGCGGTGCGACACCATTCGTAAATATCGGTAGTATTAGTCGTTAA
- the rpsI gene encoding 30S ribosomal protein S9 — MATTTETKKKTTTAAKPRAAAKKKEAPAKKAPVKTVVEKTVFKDGSYIYALGRRKTSVAKVYLIKNGKGLFTVNGRPMEEFFTTYEGREIVRGPLKASGQETAVDVSAQVIGGGINGQAESIRLGISRAMVELNPTYRTVFKKLGFMSRDPRAKERKKFGLKKARKSPQWSKR; from the coding sequence ATGGCTACTACTACAGAAACAAAAAAGAAGACAACGACTGCTGCAAAGCCTCGTGCTGCTGCCAAGAAAAAAGAAGCGCCAGCAAAAAAGGCTCCAGTAAAAACCGTTGTTGAAAAAACCGTTTTCAAAGATGGTTCCTATATCTACGCCTTGGGTCGTCGCAAGACATCCGTTGCAAAGGTCTATCTTATCAAAAACGGCAAAGGCCTCTTTACCGTCAATGGTCGCCCGATGGAAGAATTCTTCACCACCTACGAAGGTCGCGAAATTGTTCGCGGTCCTCTCAAGGCTTCCGGTCAAGAAACAGCTGTTGATGTCAGCGCTCAAGTCATTGGCGGTGGTATCAATGGTCAGGCAGAGTCCATTCGTCTCGGCATCTCACGTGCCATGGTCGAATTGAATCCAACCTACCGCACGGTCTTCAAGAAGCTTGGCTTCATGTCCCGTGATCCACGTGCAAAAGAACGTAAAAAGTTTGGTCTCAAGAAAGCTCGTAAGAGCCCACAGTGGAGCAAGCGTTAA
- the rplM gene encoding 50S ribosomal protein L13, translating to MAWKNTSGMPQINRETVTIDATGQVVGRLATKVANILVGKNKATYVPHIDAGAIVKVTNADKLVLTGKKLETAVHYRSSNRPSGVKARPVSKIMKENPGEVLIHAVKYMLPKNKTQVDRLKRLIIV from the coding sequence ATGGCTTGGAAGAACACGAGCGGCATGCCGCAAATTAACCGCGAGACGGTTACCATCGACGCTACTGGACAAGTAGTCGGTCGTTTGGCTACAAAAGTAGCAAACATCCTCGTTGGTAAAAACAAGGCTACGTATGTCCCACATATCGATGCGGGTGCTATCGTAAAAGTCACAAATGCTGACAAACTTGTTCTTACCGGCAAAAAGCTGGAGACAGCTGTTCACTACCGCTCCTCTAATCGCCCAAGTGGTGTAAAGGCGCGCCCAGTGTCCAAAATCATGAAAGAGAACCCAGGCGAAGTATTGATTCATGCTGTGAAGTACATGCTTCCTAAAAACAAGACTCAAGTCGATCGCTTGAAGCGTCTCATCATCGTTTAA
- the rplQ gene encoding 50S ribosomal protein L17 — MRHRRVKKTLDRKAGPRKALLRGLATSIVLYEHVNTTLAKAKAVRPLVERLITRGKEKSLHNRRQLTKTLMTETAVNKVLEELGPRYQTRPGGYTRIIKLGTRKGDGAEIAQIQLVK; from the coding sequence ATGCGACATCGACGAGTAAAAAAGACTCTGGACCGTAAAGCCGGTCCTCGCAAAGCCCTTCTTCGCGGTTTGGCCACGTCTATCGTTTTATACGAGCACGTGAACACAACCCTCGCTAAAGCAAAAGCCGTTCGCCCATTGGTTGAACGTCTCATTACTCGCGGCAAGGAGAAGAGCTTGCACAACCGCCGCCAACTCACAAAAACCCTCATGACCGAAACGGCTGTGAACAAGGTTCTTGAAGAACTTGGCCCACGCTATCAAACGCGTCCAGGTGGCTACACACGTATCATCAAACTCGGAACCCGTAAGGGTGACGGTGCTGAGATCGCACAGATCCAGCTTGTGAAATAA